In Vanrija pseudolonga chromosome 4, complete sequence, a single window of DNA contains:
- the tom70 gene encoding Mitochondrial import receptor subunit tom70, with amino-acid sequence MAPVPPVEAPPSSLVDRATRWVEENQKLILIGAGVAAAAGAGYYLYSRSGEAKGGDGAAAPPSTGSSSSKNKKKKKTKKDKFLKGEGTTGPLLEEITPPEKKADEKAVAVDDYLEGVPKDEEGLAALSDAERNALGATLKDRGNKLYSKKEFKKAVECYSKAIDVSVKKDAVFYSNRAACYTNYSPPEYELCVKDCDEALKLDRTYIKALKRRATALERLDRDEEAVRDFTACTIIERFQDEAAAAAVERCLKKLAARRAKDILASRETKLPSPTFISSYLAAFRPHAKPVVPEKPTDGDNTLSLAFDALEAADYVHTVSLVNEAIEQGISTKQGEAEAYNLRGTFKFLIGDSLGAKADLEKSLDLVPDFVQSWVKIASVHMELGDATNAFADFETAISHNAADPDIYYHRGQVFFIMGEHDKAIADYNKSIELDDTFIFTHVQAAVAQYKQGEVAKSMAAFRRILRQFPTRGEPSNYYGEILLDQQKFQESVERFERSIELDQDRKPRNVLSYVNKALALFQWKQDIQAAESLCKEALEIDPDCDVAVATLAQLSLQQGKIDDAIKWFEKSGNLARTEGELINAITYEHASRAQAAFLKNFPEFAERLGQIAQGV; translated from the exons ATGGCCCCCGTCCCACCCGTCGAGGCTcccccctcgtcgctcgtTGACCGCGCAACCCGCTGGGTCGAGGAAAACCAAAAGCTCATCCTCAtcggtgccggcgtcgccgcggccgcagGCGCAGGCTACTACCTGTactcgcgcagcggcgaggccaagggcggtgacggtgccgccgcgccccctTCCAccgggagcagcagcagcaagaacaagaagaagaagaagacgaaAAAGGACAAGTTcctcaagggcgagggcacgACCGGGCccctgctcgaggagatcACGCCGCCagagaagaaggccgacgagaaggctgtcgccgtcgacgactacctcgagg GCGtgcccaaggacgaggaaggcctcgcggccctctcagacgccgagcgcaacgccctcggcgcgaccCTCAAGGACCGGGGTAACAAGCTGTACAGCAAGAAGGAGTTCAAGAAGGCCGTCGAGTGCTACTCCAAGGCTATTGACGTGTCGGTCAAGAAGGACGCCGTGTTCTACTCCAACCGTGCTGCTT GCTACACAAACTACTCGCCCCCTGAGTACGAGCTCTGTGTCAAGGACTGCGACGAGGCCCTCAAGCTTGACCGCACCTACATCAAGGCGCTGAAGAGGAGAGCAACTGCccttgagcgtctcgaccgtgacgaggaggccgtccGGG ACTTCACTGCCTGCACCATCATCGAGCGCTTCCAGgacgaggctgccgctgccgccgtcgagagGTGTctcaagaagctcgccgcccgccgggCAAAGGACATTCTCGCCTCGCGTGAGACCAAgctcccctcgcccaccttCATCTCGTCGTACCTCGCCGCGTTCCGCCCTCACGCCAAGCCCGTCGTCCCCGAGAAGCccaccgacggcgacaacacGCTGTCGCTTGCGTttgacgccctcgaggccgccgactACGTGCACACCGTGTCGCTTGTCAACGAGGCTATCGAGCAGGGCATCTCGACCAagcagggcgaggccgaggcctACAACCTGCGCGGAACGTTCAAGTTCCTCATTGgcgactcgctcggcgccaaggccgacctcgagaagtcgctcgacctcgtccccgACTTTGTCCAGTCGTGGGTCAAGATTGCCAGCGTGCACatggagctcggcgatgctACCAACGCGTTTGCCGACTTTGAGACGGCCATCAGCCACAACGCTGCCGACCCCGACATCTACTACCACCGTGGCCAGGTCTTCTTCATCAtgggcgagcacgacaagGCTATCGCCGACTACAACAAGTcgatcgagctcgacgacacgtTCATCTTCACGCACGTtcaggccgccgtcgcccagtACAAGCagggcgaggtcgccaagtCGATGGCTGCGTTCCGCCGCATTCTCCGCCAGTTCCCCACCCGCGGCGAGCCATCCAACTACTACGGCGAGATCCTGCTCGACCAGCAGAAGTTCCAGGAGTCGGTGGAGAGGTTTGAGCGCTCGATCGAGCTGGACCAGGACCG CAAACCCCGCAACGTCCTCTCCTACGTCAACAAGGCGCTCGCCCTGTTCCAGTGGAAGCAGGACATccaggccgccgagtcgCTCTGCAAGGAGGCATTGGAAATCGACCCCGACTGCGACGTTGCCGTTgcgacgctcgcgcagctgtcGCTCCAGCAGGGCAAGATTGACGACGCGATCAAGTGGTTTGAGAAGAGCGGCAACCTTGCCAGaaccgagggcgagctcatCAACGCCATCACGTACGAgcacgcgtcgcgcgcccaGGCCGCGTTCCTCAAGAACTTCCCCGAGTTTGCCGAGCGCTTGGGGCAGATTGCGCAGGGTGTGTAG
- the smndc1 gene encoding Survival of motor neuron-related-splicing factor 30, producing the protein MDDIQTFRDQLALVNIQLESDPDNEDLLTLKKEFDELISLTELAASASAPKGESSKSKSKAKDKESGGGASNLNWQELGEYKAGMDCMAKYAKDGKWYPARINAVVGSKDSPLYTITFKGYSSSTNVPLSSLRPHDPSAPIPQPVERKRQHEDLSEREKEKKKKKGEKWMESQKAKSEEARGKQNAWEKFGKKAQKKGIYIAGLEGKSVFRTSESATGRVGVYNSGKPMTDYERMGKHKFERGNLH; encoded by the exons ATGGACGACATCCAGACCTTccgcgaccagctcgccctcgtcaacATCCAGCTCGAGAGCGACCCAGACAACGAGGACCTGCTCACCCTCAAGAAGGAGTTTGACGAGCTCATCAgcctcaccgagctcgcggcATCTGCCAGTGCGCCCAagggcgagtcgagcaagtccaagtccaaggccaaggacaaggagtcTGGAGGTGGGGCGAGCAACCTGAACTGGCAGGAGCTGGGCGAGTACAAGGCCGGCATGGACTGCATGGCCAAGTacgccaaggacggcaagtG GTACCCCGCGCGCATTAACGCTGTTGTCGGCTCAAAAGACTCGCCGCTGTACACGATCACGTTCAAGGgctactcgtcgtcgacaaatGTCCCCCTCTCGTCTCTCCGCCCACACGACCCATCAGCGCCTATACCCCAGCCTGTGGAGCGCAAGCGTCAGCACGAGGAcctgagcgagcgcgagaaggagaagaagaagaagaagggagAAAAGTGGATGGAGAGCCAGAAGGCCAAGtcggaggaggcgcgcggcAAGCAGAACGCCTGGGAGAAGTTTGGAAAGAAGGCCCAGAAGAAGGGCATCTACATTGCtggcctcgagggcaagaGCGTGTTCCGGACAAGCGAGAGCGCGACGG GCAGAGTAGGCGTCTACAACTCTGGCAAGCCCATGACCGACTACGAGCGTATGGGCAAGCACAAGTTTGAGCGCGGCAACCTCCACTAG
- the bet1 gene encoding Protein transport protein bet1, translated as MSGLSRVNRRLDADRPTGTPSPVLLPPSGRGSPAGPGAGFAPAQPYGGGPGSGFAAPQGRSSPFPRPGSSASAYSESPFGGGMSSGGAGGAGYTRTAYELEQHNDDRLGGLLGKVDILKNLTVGIGKEVRDGNLELAGMNDTFGSTGNLLSGTWKRMTKMAKRQGSNWCWFMGFLLIVLWIFIIVWFLRR; from the exons ATGAGCGG actGAGCCGAGTcaaccgccgcctcgacgccgacagaCCAACAggcacgccgagccccgtGCTCCTCCCTCCGAGCGGGCGCGGCTCCCCAGCTGGGCCCGGCGCGGGCTTTGCCCCGGCGCAGCCGTACGGCGGGGGTCCAGGATCCGGCTTCGCCGCCCCGCAGGGCCGCAGCAGCCCGTTCCCGCGCCCCGGctcaagcgcgagcgcgtaCTCCGAGTCGCCGTTCGGCGGGGGCATGTCCTcgggcggtgccggcggcgcggggtacacgcgcacggcgtacgagctcgagcagcacaacgacgaccgGCTAGGCGGGCTGCTTGGCAAGGTGGACATTTTGAAGAAT CTCACTGTCGGCATTGGCAAGGAGGTGCGCGATGGCAacctcgagcttgcgggcatg AACGACACGTTTGGATCCACGGGCAACCTCCTCAGCGGGACGTGGAAGCGCATGACCAAGATGGCCAAGCGACAGGGCTCAAACTGGTGCTGGTTCATGggcttcctcctcatcgtcctctgGATCTTTATCATTGTCTGGTTCTTGAGGCGGTAG
- the SEC24C gene encoding Protein transport protein Sec24C: protein MAPRSRHAVDPSLTAPAQQDQWQQHQPAPQLNPQYGPGPAQQPHHGQPPQTFAPAFAGQQQPDHGQQFQPGYQPGYPQQQQQHQQQQQWINPAGPQLHPVNERQAAPSGPYAPQQPSGNAHPTSHPRTQLAPPDQQAVPNYPPENHIPPPPHSAGPQLRGPRIRVDPSQMPDPIEAQELDQNLYDEEDFQTCDTHGLIPLAVTDYRGIDQGNSLPRHLRATLPTIPSTAALLDTTGLPFSLVIQPFAQLRYDEAPIPLVSNWVAGESAFDAPRAPSGAEDEGPPRCDKCRAYINPWVRFTDGGRRWACNLCGAETPVPASYYSHLAPTGTRLDHQERPELLHGTVDFAVPRDYWSVQPSGSILDVPDHTADALATTGADLLGALQSSLGQTPTRGNTPAPGHKGAANHKEDRRLRRPVPLGRVFILDVSASTVQRGVLRTVCEGISKALFGSKPAGAEETEGDDVDEEVIGAGERVGFVTVGDSVGFWNVSAALDGPQLLVVPDVDDMYCPLAGGFLVDPAESRSQVEALLTLIPDMYERQPEGTACAIGAAIKGSLDGLRHIGGQINFFLGGLPQIGPGKLKPRDDINLAGTEKEKALFQPGDAFWRNAADELAEAGVGVNAFVFPDKAMDLASVGALSIVTGGETFFHPRFEVVRDREIIGDEIKRVVVRETPYNATVRVRCSNGLRISEHTGNFYQRSMTDLEFGTLDEAKAFTATIRHEGHRLNDRDLSYIQVATLYTSASGERRVRVLNLSLPVSSLIGNVFRFADFDASVTTMYKEAVAQLPYKGLRDIRKILIERANRVLLMYRKHCAPAVQAGQLILPEGFKLLPLYTLCMIKSKPLKGGNVVADVRTHYKIVAKSASATAIMSQLYPRLLAIHDLKDTAGFPGPNGRLRIPRFMRASYQWMVADGAYLLVNSEIAMIWLGSAINPRVLDDLYGVENLDELDTRITQLPKLPTLLSTQVRNLLTHLERIIGHSLPVLIVRQDRDGLELEFANSLIEDSNNDALSYADFLMTAHQAITNELSGKSDGWKAPWS from the exons ATGGCGCCTCGATCACGGCACGCAGTGGACCCCAGTCTCACTGCGCCAGCCCAGCAGGACCAGTGGCAACAGCACCAGCCGGCGCCCCAGCTCAACCCACAGTATGGGCCTgggccggcgcagcagccgcaccatggccagccgccgcagacATTCGCGCCGGCCTTCGCTGGCCAGCAACAGCCAGACCATGGGCAGCAGTTCCAGCCGGGATACCAGCCGGGTTaccctcagcagcagcagcagcatcagcagcagcagcagtggaTCAACCCCGCTGGACCGCAGCTGCACCCCGTGAACGAGCGCCAGGCGGCCCCGTCAGGCCCGTACGCGCCCCAGCAGCCCAGCGGCAACGCCCACCCAACATCGCATCCCCGCacgcagctcgcgccgccagaCCAGCAAGCGGTGCCCAACTACCCGCCCGAGAACCAcatcccgccgccgccgcacagcgCCGGCCCGCAGCTCCGCGGGCCGCGGATCCGCGTCGACCCGAGCCAGATGCCCGACCCCATCGAGGCGCAGGAGCTCGACCAGAACCTCtatgacgaggaggacttCCAGACGTGCGACACGCACGGCTTGATACCCCTTGCTGTTACCGACTACCGGGGCATCGACCAGG GCAACTCGCTCCCTCGGCACTTGAGGGCCACGCTCCCGACGATCCCTTCGACCGCCGCGCTTCTCGACACGACAGGGCTGCCGTTCTCGCTTGTGATCCAGCCGTTCGCCCAGCTGCGCTACGACGAGGCGCCTATACCGCTCGTGTCGAACTGGGTCGCGGGGGAGAGCGCTTTCGacgcgccccgcgcgcccagcggcgccgaggacgagggacCACCCAGGTGTGACAAGTGCCGCGCGTACATCAACCCCTGGGTCCGGTTTACGGACGGAGGTCGCCGATGGGCGTGTAACCTCTGTGGTGCGGAGACGCCAGTACCGGCATCCTACTACTCTCACCTGGCGCCGACAGGAACCAGGCTGGACCACCAGGAAAGGCCAGAGCTCCTGCACGGCACTGTTGACTTTGCCGTCCCCCGCGACTACTGGTCGGTCCAGCCTTCTGGATCGAtcctcgacgtgcccgaccacacggccgacgcgctcgctacGACCGGCGCggacctgctcggcgcgctccagTCCAGCTTGGGCCAGACCCCGACAAGGGGTAACACGCCTGCGCCGGGCCACAAGGGCGCCGCGAACCACAAGGAGGACCGCCGTCTTCGCCGCCCCGTGCCACTGGGGCGAGTGTTCATTCTTGATGTCTCGGCCAGCACCGTGCAGCGTGGTGTCCTTCGCACTGTCTGTGAGGGCATTTCCAAGGCATTGTTTGGTTCCAAGCCAGCCGGTGCGGAGGAGACGGAGGGTGATGATGTCGATGAGGAGGTCATTGGTGCAGGCGAGCGTGTCGGTTTCGTCACGGTAGGCGACAGCGTCGGCTTCTGGAACGTCTCGGCGGCACTGGACGGCCCtcagctgctcgtcgtccccgacgtcgacgacatgtACTGCCCCCTGGCGGGCGGCTTCCTTGTCGACCCAGCCGAGTCTAG ATCACAAGTCGAGGCCCTCCTCACTCTCATCCCTGACATGTACGAGAGGCAGCCTGAGGGCACCGCCTGCGCGATTGGAGCTGCCATCAAGGGCTCGCTTGATGGACTGCGCCACATCGGTGGCCAGATCAACTTCTTCCTTGGCGGACTGCCCCAGATCGGCCCTGGAAAGCTCAAGCCTCGCGATGACATCAACCTCGCTGGTacggagaaggagaaggcaCTGTTCCAGCCGGGCGATGCGTTCTGGCGCAATGCGGcggacgagcttgccgaggctgGTGTCGGCGTCAACGCGTTTGTGTTCCCCGACAAGGCCATGGATCTGGCATCGGTCGGCGCACTGTCCATCGTGACTGGCGGCGAGACATTCTTCCACCCCAGGTTCGAAGTGGTCCGCGACAGAGAGATAATCGGCGACGAAATCAAGCGCGTCGTTGTCCGTGAAACGCCATACAACGCGACTGTCCGCGTTCGCTGCTCGAACGGTCTGCGCATCAGCGAGCACACGGGTAACTTCTACCAGCGCTCCATGACCGACCTCGAGTTTGGCACCCtggacgaggccaaggcttTCACTGCCACCATCCGCCATGAGGGCCACCGTCTCAACGACCGCGACCTGTCGTACATCCAGGTCGCGACCCTGTACACCAGCGCGAGTGGTGAACGACGAGTCCGTGTCCTCAACCTGTCGCTCCCTGTCTCGAGCCTCATTGGCAACGTGTTCCGCTTtgccgactttgacgcgAGCGTCACTACGATGTACAAGGAGGCTGTTGCGCAGCTGCCCTACAAGGGCCTGCGGGACATCCGCAAGATCTTGATTGAGCGCGCGAACCGCGTTCTCCTGATGTACAGGAAACACTGCGCACCAGCAGTTCAGGCAGGCCAGCTCATCCTGCCTGAGGGATTCAAGCTCTTGCCACTATACACATTGTGTATGATCAAGTCCAAGCCCCTCAAGGGTGGCAACGTGGTCGCCGACGTCCGCACGCACTACAAGATTGTGGCCAAGTCTGCGTCCGCCACGGCCATCATGAGCCAGCTCTACCCTCGCCTCCTGGCGATCCACGACCTCAAGGACACGGCAGGCTTCCCTGGACCCAACGGCCGCCTCCGCATCCCACGGTTCATGCGCGCATCGTACCAGTGGATGGTGGCAGATGGTGCCTATTTGCTAGTCAACAGCGAGATTGCCATGATctggctcggctcggctATCAACCCAAgggtcctcgacgacctttACGGTGTCGAGAActtggacgagctcgacacgcgcaTCACTCAGCTGCCCAAGCTGCCTACGCTGTTGTCGACGCAGGTCCGCAACCTGCTCACGCACCTCGAGCGCATCATCGGCCACTCGTTGCCGGTTCTCATTGTCCGCCAAGACCgtgacggcctcgagctcgagtttGCAAACTCGCTCATCGAGGACAGCAACAATGATGCGTTGAGCTATGCTGACT TCCTCATGACGGCGCACCAGGCCATCACCAACGAGTTGAGCGGCAAGAGCGATGGGTGGAAGGCGCCTTGGAGTTAG